In a genomic window of Bacteroidales bacterium:
- the bla gene encoding subclass B1 metallo-beta-lactamase has translation MKRQLICLVTVLFLVQTQAQDYQKIKISTDIELIKISENAYVHVTFGSLQGYGRFGSNGLIYVDKGKAFLFDTPITDSLTRELVTWLRDSLQINIVGFVPNHWHNDCTGGLGYLKSIGVETWANQRTIDIAKSKGLPVPEHGFTDSLTLKLNDRTIKCYYFGPAHSRDNIVVWLPEEKILFPGCMVKEMNSQNLGNTADGDLNEYAGTIHKVINKFPTARIVIPGHGQIGGMELLRHTKELAE, from the coding sequence ATGAAGAGACAGCTGATTTGCCTGGTAACAGTGCTATTCCTGGTTCAAACACAGGCACAGGATTATCAGAAAATTAAAATTTCAACCGACATTGAATTGATTAAAATTTCAGAAAACGCTTATGTGCATGTTACATTTGGAAGCTTACAGGGTTATGGAAGGTTCGGTTCGAACGGATTAATTTACGTGGATAAGGGAAAAGCATTTCTTTTTGACACACCCATTACAGATTCCCTGACGAGGGAGTTGGTCACCTGGCTCAGGGATTCATTGCAAATCAATATCGTCGGCTTTGTTCCGAATCACTGGCACAACGACTGCACAGGAGGACTGGGTTATTTGAAAAGCATAGGTGTTGAAACCTGGGCAAATCAACGAACAATCGACATTGCGAAGTCGAAAGGATTGCCGGTGCCGGAACATGGGTTCACCGATTCACTGACACTAAAATTGAATGACAGAACAATTAAATGCTATTATTTTGGACCTGCGCATTCAAGAGATAACATTGTAGTATGGTTACCGGAGGAAAAAATACTATTTCCCGGTTGCATGGTGAAGGAGATGAATTCGCAAAACCTGGGAAATACAGCAGATGGCGATTTAAACGAGTATGCCGGTACAATTCATAAAGTGATTAATAAATTCCCAACGGCACGCATAGTAATTCCGGGACACGGACAGATCGGAGGTATGGAATTACTTAGGCATACAAAGGAATTGGCGGAATAG
- a CDS encoding DUF5060 domain-containing protein: MKHTRLILLFTMGIGIFFSSPAQIRKVIPSGKSASQYSMCEWTIHLEASWNNPYDQSDVALNMLISTPSGKSLTLPCYYESVESGETSVWKARFAPAEKGNYRFRFELLKGTVSGGKTEPKEFTVAPSDKNGFLHVNNYWTFKFDNGKLFRGIGENIGWESRDSDDSKFFENLHENPRYNYDFMLKKLAANGGNFFRTWMIYWNLPVDWKAVKNNRRYTNSVSPYNESAIKRMDRLTQLCDSLGIYMMLALESHAGFGSDAWEMNNYNVKNGGYAKTPLEFFTLPAAKAQYKNKLRFMVARFGYSPSIGAWEFFNEIDNVMYQGKPEDRIPDSVITAWHNEMSTYLHEIDPYGHIVTTSISHRDVKGMNDLPYLDVNQKHIYKNTDAIPATLRQYSGEFRKPYIIGEFGYEWDWSKNFNDFADNMDDDFRRGLWLGMFSPTPVLPMSWWWEFFENRGMMEYFKNVRTFSDTLLSCCGDDFKSFEVSGGSKDLQTYGLSCNDMHFVYCYNTSPDAENVEFTCSNLPVSNKNIRIYRCESGEFNLSAMAINGNMVKLDDITIPPRSGMVIYWESK, from the coding sequence ATGAAACATACCCGACTGATTCTGCTGTTTACAATGGGAATTGGAATATTCTTCAGTTCCCCGGCCCAAATTCGTAAGGTGATACCTTCCGGTAAATCCGCTTCGCAATATAGTATGTGTGAATGGACGATTCATCTTGAGGCATCATGGAATAACCCATATGATCAGTCGGATGTAGCACTTAATATGCTGATCTCCACTCCGTCGGGAAAATCATTAACGCTTCCGTGTTATTATGAGTCGGTTGAAAGCGGTGAAACTTCGGTTTGGAAGGCCCGCTTTGCTCCGGCAGAAAAAGGGAATTATCGATTCCGCTTTGAACTTTTAAAAGGAACTGTTTCCGGCGGCAAAACTGAACCAAAGGAATTCACTGTGGCTCCTTCTGATAAAAACGGATTTTTACATGTAAATAATTACTGGACCTTTAAGTTTGATAACGGAAAACTCTTCAGGGGTATAGGTGAAAACATTGGCTGGGAATCACGTGACAGCGATGATTCAAAATTTTTCGAAAACCTGCATGAGAATCCGCGTTATAACTACGATTTCATGCTTAAAAAGCTGGCGGCAAACGGCGGAAACTTCTTCCGCACCTGGATGATTTACTGGAATTTGCCTGTGGACTGGAAAGCTGTTAAGAACAACAGGAGGTACACAAATTCGGTTTCGCCCTATAATGAGAGTGCGATTAAACGGATGGACAGGCTGACACAGCTTTGTGATTCCCTGGGTATTTACATGATGCTTGCCCTTGAAAGTCATGCCGGTTTTGGCAGTGATGCCTGGGAAATGAATAATTACAATGTTAAAAACGGAGGCTATGCTAAAACTCCGCTTGAGTTTTTCACGCTTCCGGCTGCAAAAGCACAGTATAAAAACAAACTCCGGTTTATGGTTGCCCGGTTTGGTTATAGTCCTTCGATCGGTGCCTGGGAATTTTTCAATGAAATTGATAATGTGATGTACCAGGGAAAACCGGAAGACAGAATCCCGGATTCGGTCATTACCGCCTGGCATAATGAAATGAGCACATACCTGCATGAAATTGACCCGTATGGTCACATTGTCACAACCAGTATTTCACACAGGGATGTGAAAGGAATGAATGACCTGCCATACCTGGATGTGAATCAAAAGCATATTTATAAGAATACGGATGCTATTCCTGCAACTCTTCGACAATACTCCGGGGAATTCAGGAAGCCCTACATCATAGGGGAGTTCGGTTATGAATGGGACTGGAGTAAAAATTTCAATGATTTTGCCGATAACATGGATGATGATTTCAGAAGGGGATTGTGGCTTGGTATGTTTTCACCCACGCCGGTTCTGCCCATGAGCTGGTGGTGGGAGTTTTTCGAAAACAGGGGAATGATGGAATATTTCAAAAATGTGAGAACATTTTCAGATACGCTTCTAAGTTGCTGTGGTGATGATTTTAAGTCGTTTGAAGTTTCAGGAGGTAGCAAAGATCTGCAAACGTATGGCCTGTCATGCAATGACATGCACTTTGTTTATTGTTACAATACCTCTCCTGATGCTGAAAATGTGGAATTTACATGCAGCAACCTACCGGTTTCAAATAAGAATATTCGAATTTACCGGTGCGAAAGCGGTGAATTTAATCTTTCCGCTATGGCAATCAACGGCAATATGGTTAAATTGGACGATATCACCATTCCACCCCGGTCCGGAATGGTGATATACTGGGAATCAAAGTAA
- a CDS encoding sulfur transferase domain-containing protein — protein sequence MKSIIACLLVLNFVSTFAQVTAVKPDSVQTIEGFKNLYRYQNFYIAGQPSYEELQWLKDKGVTTIINLRSAKENQDFTSASFNEEIVAGQMGLKYYSVPVDGIKEHTPAKLKELSGLLSDQPVLIHCASGGRATNFFMAYLVKNKGYSIDKAVEIGKKLNFSFPLENLLDTKITMEEER from the coding sequence ATGAAATCAATAATAGCTTGTCTGCTCGTTTTAAACTTCGTTTCTACTTTCGCCCAGGTTACAGCTGTTAAACCGGATTCCGTTCAAACCATTGAAGGATTTAAAAATTTATACAGGTACCAGAATTTCTATATTGCCGGTCAGCCAAGTTATGAAGAACTGCAATGGTTGAAAGACAAGGGTGTAACCACGATAATAAATCTCAGAAGTGCTAAGGAAAATCAGGATTTTACGTCGGCTTCCTTCAATGAAGAAATCGTTGCCGGTCAGATGGGATTGAAATATTATTCGGTACCGGTAGATGGAATCAAAGAACATACTCCGGCAAAGCTGAAAGAATTGTCAGGCCTTTTATCCGATCAGCCGGTATTAATACATTGTGCAAGCGGAGGAAGGGCTACCAATTTCTTCATGGCGTACCTTGTAAAAAACAAAGGATATTCAATTGATAAGGCAGTAGAAATAGGTAAGAAGCTGAATTTTTCCTTCCCCCTTGAAAATTTGCTGGATACGAAGATTACAATGGAAGAAGAGCGTTAA
- a CDS encoding alpha/beta hydrolase-fold protein, giving the protein MKRTLLLAALLIIGISLFAQGGPPKIVSPEMQGDSITFRFRAPKAIKVELNGDFLPTKPTKTNFGTFNMPVPVEMKEGNEGVWEYSVHNVAPDFYTYSFTVDGIRMLDPNNLRVVRDGQNMSSLIIVPGEKSNLYLEAKEKKGTLSKVWYPSPAFGANRRMYVYTPYGYETSGKKYPVFYLQHGGGGDEDAWTTLGRACQILDNLIAQGKAVPMIVVMPNASPNQFAAPDVMDPIPGPSLFQQDRTSDAFHSGGPYVKSLVEDIIPYVESHYRVVKSKDARALAGLSMGGIYTLYATARYPDLFGYIGVLSMGFTPDRDPVKELTPVKNAGYKLYFVGCGESDFAYDNTKRLLKGLDDLGMKYTNFDKVGGHTWDTWRVCLKELAPMLFR; this is encoded by the coding sequence ATGAAAAGAACATTACTATTGGCTGCATTACTGATAATTGGCATATCCCTTTTTGCACAGGGCGGCCCGCCTAAGATTGTTTCTCCTGAAATGCAAGGTGACTCAATCACATTCCGTTTTCGTGCTCCCAAAGCCATTAAGGTGGAATTGAACGGCGATTTTCTGCCAACAAAACCCACAAAAACAAATTTCGGGACATTTAATATGCCCGTTCCTGTGGAAATGAAGGAAGGAAATGAAGGAGTCTGGGAATATTCTGTTCATAACGTGGCGCCTGATTTTTATACGTATTCATTCACAGTAGACGGAATCCGCATGCTCGATCCGAACAACCTCCGGGTTGTCCGTGACGGACAGAACATGTCAAGCCTTATCATAGTTCCCGGTGAAAAAAGCAACCTGTACCTTGAAGCCAAAGAAAAGAAAGGAACCCTTTCGAAGGTATGGTATCCGTCCCCGGCTTTTGGTGCCAACAGAAGGATGTATGTTTACACTCCCTATGGATATGAAACATCCGGTAAGAAATACCCTGTTTTCTACCTGCAGCATGGTGGCGGCGGAGATGAAGATGCATGGACAACGCTCGGACGGGCATGCCAGATCCTTGATAACCTGATTGCCCAGGGAAAAGCTGTGCCCATGATTGTGGTGATGCCCAATGCAAGTCCCAACCAGTTTGCAGCTCCCGATGTGATGGATCCGATACCCGGCCCCTCACTTTTCCAGCAGGACCGTACATCTGATGCATTTCATTCAGGCGGTCCTTATGTAAAAAGCCTGGTTGAAGACATAATTCCTTATGTTGAATCGCATTACCGCGTAGTAAAAAGTAAAGATGCCAGGGCATTGGCCGGACTTTCGATGGGTGGAATATACACCCTTTATGCCACAGCACGCTATCCCGATTTGTTCGGATACATAGGTGTGCTGAGTATGGGTTTCACGCCTGACCGCGACCCGGTAAAAGAATTGACCCCGGTTAAAAATGCCGGTTACAAACTGTATTTTGTGGGATGCGGTGAATCGGATTTTGCGTATGATAATACAAAACGATTATTAAAAGGACTTGATGACCTGGGAATGAAGTATACCAACTTTGATAAAGTAGGTGGTCATACCTGGGACACCTGGAGAGTATGCCTTAAGGAATTAGCACCTATGCTGTTCAGATAA
- a CDS encoding alpha/beta hydrolase, with protein MRIILSVICIFIADFITAQKAVWQPPAGHEQIAIWPRKIPDLQPVDGPEYMHPGDKTIANIPYFLVEQVSSPTITIYSPNMKNTGTAIIVFPGGGYKRLAIDLEGSEICEWLASIGITGILLKYRVPYSGPYYDPGCNCQKDAIAPMALEDAQRALGLVRYHASEWNINPHKIGVIGFSAGGHLVADLSTHYNKRLYPVIDSADYTSCRPDFGLVIYPGHMLEKTTKEFQLNPTIPVTKDTPPMFLLQAVDDPVDTVQNSLVYFIALKKAGVPVEYHLYPKGGHAFGLRKTDMPVTDWPNLAEKWLKSIGIY; from the coding sequence ATGAGGATTATTTTATCTGTGATCTGCATTTTTATCGCTGACTTCATAACCGCTCAGAAAGCAGTTTGGCAGCCACCTGCAGGACATGAGCAGATTGCCATCTGGCCGCGGAAAATACCCGATCTGCAACCGGTTGACGGGCCTGAATATATGCACCCGGGTGATAAGACAATTGCAAATATTCCTTACTTTTTAGTGGAGCAGGTCTCATCTCCTACAATAACCATTTATTCACCCAACATGAAAAACACCGGGACTGCAATAATTGTCTTCCCCGGTGGCGGATATAAAAGGCTTGCCATTGACCTGGAAGGTTCCGAAATATGTGAATGGCTGGCTTCGATTGGAATAACCGGAATTCTTTTAAAATACAGGGTGCCTTATTCCGGGCCCTATTATGATCCGGGGTGTAATTGTCAGAAAGATGCAATAGCGCCTATGGCATTGGAAGATGCACAGAGGGCACTGGGATTGGTACGTTATCATGCATCCGAATGGAATATTAACCCTCATAAAATAGGAGTGATCGGCTTTTCAGCAGGAGGACACCTTGTAGCGGATCTCAGTACGCATTATAACAAAAGACTATACCCGGTAATTGATTCAGCCGATTATACAAGTTGCAGGCCTGATTTTGGACTTGTTATTTACCCCGGCCATATGCTCGAAAAGACAACAAAGGAATTTCAGCTAAATCCCACCATACCGGTTACAAAAGATACACCCCCGATGTTCCTGTTGCAGGCCGTGGATGATCCGGTTGACACGGTTCAGAATTCCCTCGTATATTTTATTGCTCTGAAGAAAGCGGGAGTTCCCGTGGAATATCATTTATATCCTAAAGGGGGGCATGCCTTCGGTCTGAGAAAAACCGACATGCCGGTAACGGATTGGCCAAACCTGGCAGAAAAATGGTTGAAATCAATCGGGATTTATTAG
- a CDS encoding alpha/beta hydrolase: MKTIYRLTTLPLFLFICFISFSQEYTLPLYTGPIPDSKPGTGKEQVEKNDITLIRNVQVPDIAVYLPTKKFATGQAVVICPGGGYWVLAYDYEGSDIARYLNTIGVAAIVLKYRLPTYGNTVIPHKAPLMDAQRAMRIVRFNAKKWNIDPSKIGIMGFSAGGHLASTLGTHFDYGNTAATDSIEKMSCRPDFMILMYPVITFTDSAMHTGSRDALLQKDATPELARYYSNELQVKKDTPPAFFVHANDDSGVPVENTLMMYKALRANHIPAELHILSEGEHGFGLATNNEHVSSWTESLRLWLKWLNDRKP; encoded by the coding sequence ATGAAAACCATTTACCGCCTCACAACATTACCGCTATTTCTTTTTATCTGCTTTATTTCCTTTTCCCAGGAATATACCCTTCCGCTATATACCGGACCCATTCCCGATTCAAAACCAGGTACAGGAAAAGAACAGGTTGAAAAGAATGATATAACATTAATCAGAAATGTCCAGGTACCTGACATAGCCGTTTACCTTCCCACAAAAAAGTTTGCAACCGGACAGGCAGTTGTGATTTGCCCTGGTGGCGGATATTGGGTTCTGGCCTATGATTATGAAGGTTCGGATATTGCGCGATACCTGAATACTATTGGTGTTGCAGCCATTGTTCTGAAATACCGTCTGCCGACATATGGCAATACGGTTATACCTCACAAGGCGCCTTTGATGGACGCACAAAGAGCCATGAGGATTGTGCGTTTCAATGCAAAAAAATGGAATATTGACCCTTCTAAAATAGGGATCATGGGCTTTTCAGCCGGAGGACACCTTGCTTCCACGCTGGGTACCCACTTCGATTACGGGAATACTGCCGCAACTGACAGCATTGAAAAGATGAGTTGCAGACCCGATTTTATGATCCTGATGTACCCGGTAATTACATTTACTGACAGCGCAATGCACACGGGTTCACGCGATGCGTTACTTCAGAAGGACGCGACTCCTGAACTGGCCCGGTATTATTCAAATGAACTGCAGGTTAAAAAAGATACACCACCGGCATTTTTTGTCCATGCAAACGATGATTCCGGTGTTCCGGTTGAAAATACGCTGATGATGTACAAAGCTCTCAGGGCAAATCATATTCCTGCCGAACTGCATATCCTCTCAGAGGGCGAGCACGGATTCGGACTCGCCACTAACAATGAACATGTGTCTTCCTGGACTGAAAGTCTGAGGCTGTGGCTCAAATGGCTGAATGATAGAAAGCCTTGA